From a single Bos indicus isolate NIAB-ARS_2022 breed Sahiwal x Tharparkar chromosome 11, NIAB-ARS_B.indTharparkar_mat_pri_1.0, whole genome shotgun sequence genomic region:
- the LOC109565925 gene encoding olfactory receptor 1N1-like has protein sequence MENQTRISEFFLRGIPGSPEQRQLLFGIFLCMYLVTLMGNVLIILAISSDPHLHTPMYFFLANLSFVDMGLTSSTVTKMLVNVQTQLHTISYVGCLTQMYFFLMFGDLDSFFLAVMAYDRYVAICRPLHYCTVMSLRVCSLLLALCWILTHIVALTHTLLMARLSFCVVGEIAHFFCDIIPVLKLSCSDTHINELMVFALGGTVLMVPFICIVISYIHIVSAVLRVRTPGGGSKAFSTCSSHLCVICVFYGTLFSAYLCPPSVTSEDKDIAAAAMYTLVIPMLNPFIYSL, from the coding sequence ATGGAAAACCAAACCAGAATTTCTGAATTTTTCCTGCGAGGAATACCTGGCTCGCCAGAGCAACGGCAGTTACTCTTTGGAATTTTCCTGTGTATGTATCTTGTCACCTTGATGGGGAACGTGCTCATCATCCTGGCCATCAGctctgacccacacctccacacccccatgtacttctttttGGCCAACCTGTCTTTTGTTGACATGGGTTTAACATCCTCCACAGTAACCAAGATGCTGGTAAATGTACAGACACAACTTCATACCATCTCCTATGTTGGCTGCCTCACACAGATGTACTTCTTTCTGATGTTCGGTGATCTGGACAGCTTCTTCCTGGCCGTGATGGCATACGATCGCTACGTGGCCATTTGCCGCCCTCTCCACTACTGCACGGTTATGAGTCTGCGAGTCTGTTCCCTGCTGCTTGCACTGTGTTGGATCCTCACCCACATTGTTGCCTTGACTCACACCCTCCTCATGGCTCGGCTGTCCTTCTGTGTTGTTGGGGAAATAGCTCACTTTTTCTGTGACATAATTCCTGTCCTGAAGCTGTCCTGTTCTGACACCCACATCAATGAGTTGATGGTCTTTGCCTTAGGAGGCACCGTGCTGATGGTCCCCTTCATATGCATTGTCATCTCCTACATTCACATTGTATCTGCCGTTCTGAGGGTCCGAACGCCAGGTGGGGGTAGCAAGGCCTTTTCCACCTGCAGTTCCCATCTCTGTGTCATCTGTGTCTTCTATGGGACCCTGTTCAGTGCCTATCTGTGTCCTCCATCCGTTACCTCTGAAGACAAGGACATTGCAGCAGCTGCAATGTACACTCTAGtgatccccatgctgaaccccttcatctacagccTATGA
- the LOC109565631 gene encoding olfactory receptor 1J4-like, translating into MVIPFILGVSAGTWQCRQTLTYSPRERTHLYMSAAIKMCFFHCPFIPSRQEKSINRENHSSMSEFLLLGLPIRPDHQSMFFALFLGMYLTTVLGNVLILLLIRLDPHLHSPMYFFLSHLALTDVSFSSVIIPKMLVNMQTQDQSIPYAGCVTQMYFFLFFTNLDDFLLTSMAYDRYMAVCHPLHYTTIMGQGLCTLLVTASWILSCASALCHTLLLTRLSFCADLSIPHFFCDLGALLKLSCSDTSLNELAIFTAGVAVIVLPLVCILISYGRIGATILKVPSTKGICKALSTCGSHLSVVSLYYGTIIGLYIFPSSSTSRDKITVVSVMYTVVTLLLNPFIHNLRNRDMKEALERLLHRAKVLSRCLLIFVTATCVHTNPRSYIATFEPGKK; encoded by the coding sequence ATGGTAATACCATTCATCTTAGGGGTTTCTGCAGGGACATGGCAATGCAGACAGACACTGACATATTCACCAAGAGAAAGGACTCATTTATATATGTCTGCTGCAATCAAAATGTGCTTCTTTCACTGTCCTTTCATTCCCAGCAGACAGGAGAAGAGCATCAACAGGGAGAATCATAGCAGCATGTCCGAGTTCCTCCTTCTGGGGCTCCCCATCCGGCCAGATCATCAGAGCATGTTCTTTGCCCTGTTCCTGGGCATGTACCTGACCACGGTGCTGGGCAATGTGCTCATCCTCCTGCTCATCAGGCTGGACCCTCACCTCCActcccccatgtacttcttcctcagccaCTTGGCCCTCACTGACGTCTCCTTCTCATCTGTCATCATCCCTAAGATGCTCGTGAACATGCAGACTCAGGATCAATCCATCCCCTATGCAGGATGTGTAACACAgatgtattttttcctattttttactaATCTGGATGATTTCCTGCTCACCTCGATGGCCTATGATCGGTATATGGCCGTCTGCCACCCTCTCCACTACACCACCATCATGGGACAGGGGCTGTGCACCTTACTAGTAACTGCATCCTGGATTCTCTCCTGTGCCAGTGCCCTGTGTCACACCCTCCTCCTTACCCGGCTGTCCTTTTGTGCTGACCTCAGCATCCCCCATTTCTTCTGTGACCTTGGTGCCCTGCTGAAGCTCTCTTGCTCAGACACATCCCTCAATGAGCTGGCCATTTTCACAGCAGGAGTGGCCGTCATCGTCCTCCCACTAGTATGCATCCTGATCTCTTATGGCCGCATCGGGGCCACCATCCTGAAGGTCCCCTCCACCAAGGGGATCTGCAAAGCATTGTCCACATGTGGCTCTCACCTCTCTGTGGTGTCTCTGTATTATGGAACAATTATTGGGCTGTATATTTTCCCCTCATCTAGCACCTCCAGGGACAAGATCACCGTTGTCTCTGTGATGTACACAGTGGTCACTCTACTGCTGAACCCCTTTATTCATAACCTAAGGAACAGGGACATGAAGGAGGCCCTGGAGAGACTCTTGCACAGGGCGAAAGTCTTGTCTCGGTGTTTGCTCATCTTTGTAACAGCCACGTGTGTTCACACAAACCCCAGATCCTACATCGCTACATTTGAGCCTGGCAAGAAATGA
- the LOC109565864 gene encoding olfactory receptor 1J4-like: MCFFHCPFIPSRQERSMKRENQSSMSEFLLLGLPIRPEQQGMFFALFLGVYLTTVLGNLLILLLIRLDARLYTPMYFFLSHLALTDISFSSVTVPKMLINMQTQGQSIPYAGCITQMYFFIFFTGLDDFLLTSMAYDRYMAICHPLHYTTVMGQGLCTLLVTVSWILSCANALCHTLLLTRLSFCADHSIPHFFCDLGALLKLSCSDTSLNELAIFTAGVADIILPLVCILISYGHIGATILKVPSTKGICKALSTCGSHLSVVSLYYGTIIGLYFFPSSSTSRDKSTIASVMYTVVTPLLNPFIYSLRNRDMKRALERLLHRAKVLSQ; this comes from the coding sequence ATGTGCTTCTTTCACTGTCCTTTCATTCCCAGCAGACAGGAGAGGAGCATGAAGAGGGAGAACCAGAGCAGCATGTCAGAGTTCCTCCTCCTGGGACTGCCCATCCGGCCAGAGCAGCAGGGCATGTTCTTTGCCCTGTTCCTGGGCGTGTACCTGACCACGGTGCTGGGCAACCTGCTCATCCTCCTGCTCATCAGGCTGGACGCTCGACTctacacccccatgtacttcttcctcagccaCTTGGCCCTCACTGACATCTCCTTTTCATCTGTCACTGTCCCTAAGATGCTGATAAACATGCAGACTCAGGGTCAATCCATCCCCTATGCAGGGTGCATAACACAgatgtattttttcatattttttactgGTCTGGATGATTTCCTGCTCACCTCGATGGCCTACGATCGGTACATGGCCATCTGCCACCCTCTCCACTACACCACCGTCATGGGACAGGGGCTGTGCACCTTACTAGTAACTGTGTCCTGGATTCTCTCCTGTGCCAACGCCCTGTGTCACACCCTCCTCCTGACCCGGCTGTCCTTTTGTGCTGACCACAGCATCCCCCATTTCTTCTGTGACCTTGGTGCCCTGCTGAAGCTCTCCTGCTCAGACACATCCCTCAATGAGCTGGCCATTTTCACAGCAGGAGTGGCCGACATCATCCTCCCACTAGTATGCATCCTGATCTCTTATGGACACATCGGGGCCACCATCCTGAAGGTCCCCTCCACCAAGGGGATCTGCAAAGCATTGTCCACATGTGGCTCCCACCTCTCTGTGGTGTCTCTGTATTATGGAACAATTATTGGActgtattttttcccctcatccAGCACTTCCAGGGACAAGAGCACCATTGCCTCTGTGATGTACACAGTGGTCACTCCACTGCTGAACCCCTTCATTTATAGCCTAAGGAACAGGGACATGAAGAGGGCCCTGGAGAGACTCTTGCACAGGGCAAAAGTCTTGTCTCAATGA